Proteins encoded together in one Onychomys torridus chromosome 1, mOncTor1.1, whole genome shotgun sequence window:
- the Relb gene encoding transcription factor RelB isoform X1 → MPSRRTPRASAPELGALGSGDLSPLSLTVSRTTDELEIIDEYIKEKGFGLDGVQLGEMPRLVPRGQAPLSSVTLGPATPVPSWSCTLGRLVSPGPGPQPHLVITEQPKQRGMRFRYECEGRSAGSILGESSTEASKTLPAIELRDCGGLREVEVTACLVWKDWPHRVHPHSLVGKDCTDGVCRVRLRPHISPRHSFNNLGIQCVRKKEIEAAIERKIQLGIDPYNAGSLKNHQEVDMNVVRICFQASYRDQQGQLRRLDPVLSEPVYDKKSTNTSELRICRINKESGPCTGGEELYLLCDKVQKEDISVVFSTASWEGRADFSQADVHRQIAIVFKTPPYEDLEIAEPVTVNVFLQRLTDGVCSEPLPFTYLPRDHDSYGVDKKRKRGLPDVLGELSSSDPHGIESKRRKKKPVFLDHFLPGHSSGLFLPPSALQPTDTDFFPSAISLPGLEPPGGPDLLDDGFAYDPSAPTLFTMLDLLPPAPPLASAVVGGGGAGATVVESPGPDPLTLDSYAAPGPGDVGTASLVGSNMFPNQYREAAFGGGLLSPGPEAT, encoded by the exons ATGCCGAGTCGCCGCACTCCTAGAGCGTCCGCGCCCGAGCTGGGGGCCTTGG GTTCCGGTGACCTTTCTCCGCTGTCCCTGACGGTCTCCAGGACCACAG ATGAACTGG AAATCATCGACGAATACATTAAGGAGAAAGGCTTTGGCCTGGACGGGGTGCAGCTGGGCGAGATGCCTCGCCTGGTGCCCCGCGGGCAGGCCCCACTGAGCAGCGTCACCTTGGGCCCAGCTACACCAGTACCTTCCTGGAGCTGCACCCTGGGCCGGCTGGTGTCACCCGGCCCGGGCCCACAGCCGCACCTGGTCATCACAGAGCAGCCAAAGCAGCGCGGGATGCGCTTCCGCTATGAATGCGAGGGTCGCTCTGCCGGCAGCATCCTTGGGGAGAGCAGCACGGAGGCCAGCAAGACGCTGCCCGCCATCGAG CTTCGAGACTGTGGCGGGCTGCGGGAGGTGGAGGTGACGGCGTGCCTTGTATGGAAGGACTGGCCACACCGGGTACACCCACACAGCCTCGTGGGCAAAGACTGCACCGATGGTGTCTGCAGGGTGCGCCTGCGGCCTCACATCAGCCCCAGGCACAG CTTTAACAACCTGGGCATCCAGTGTGTTcggaagaaggaaattgaagctGCCATTGAGCGGAAGATCCAGCTGGGAATTGACCCCTACAATG CTGGCTCCCTGAAGAACCATCAGGAGGTAGACATGAATGTAGTCAGGATCTGCTTCCAGGCCTCCTACCGTGACCAGCAGGGACAGTTGCGCCGCCTGGACCCTGTTCTCTCTGAACCTGTCTACGATAAGA AGTCCACTAACACATCAGAGCTGCGGATTTGCCGGATCAACAAGGAGAGCGGGCCGTGCACAGGTGGTGAGGAGCTGTACTTGCTGTGTGACAAGGTGCAAAAAG AGGACATATCCGTGGTGTTCAGCACGGcttcctgggaaggcagagctgaCTTCTCTCAAGCTGATGTGCACCGGCAGATTGCCATTGTGTTCAAGACACCACCCTATGAGGACCTGGAGATCGCAGAGCCTGTGACTGTCAATGTCTTCCTACAGAGGCTCACGGACGGGGTGTGCAGTGAGCCACTGCCCTTCACGTACCTGCCTCGGGATCACG ACAGCTATGGTGTGGATAAGAAGAGGAAGCGGGGACTCCCTGACGTCCTTGGGGAGCTGAGTAGCTCTG ACCCACACGGAATTGAAAGCAAACGACGGAAAAAGAAGCCAGTGTTCTTGGACCACTTCCTGCCGGGCCACAGCTCAG GCCTGTTCCTCCCGCCGTCAGCTCTGCAGCCGACAGACACTGATTTCTTCCCCAGTGCCATATCCCTTCCTGGCTTGGAGCCTCCTGGCGGCCCTGACCTCCTGGACGATGGCTTTGCCTATGACCCTTCTGCCCCTACACTCTTCACCATGTTGGACCTGCTTCCCCCAGCACCACCTCTTGCCAGCgctgtggtgggtggtgggggtgcaGGGGCTACAGTTGTGGAGTCTCCCGGCCCAGATCCCCTGACGCTGGACTCGTATGCAGCCCCAGGTCCTGGGGATGTTGGCACCGCCAGCCTTGTGGGCAGCAACATGTTCCCCAACCAATACCGAGAGGCAGCTTTTGGGGGTGGCCTCCTGTCCCCAGGGCCTGAAGCCACGTAG
- the Relb gene encoding transcription factor RelB isoform X2, with protein sequence MPSRRTPRASAPELGALGSGDLSPLSLTVSRTTEIIDEYIKEKGFGLDGVQLGEMPRLVPRGQAPLSSVTLGPATPVPSWSCTLGRLVSPGPGPQPHLVITEQPKQRGMRFRYECEGRSAGSILGESSTEASKTLPAIELRDCGGLREVEVTACLVWKDWPHRVHPHSLVGKDCTDGVCRVRLRPHISPRHSFNNLGIQCVRKKEIEAAIERKIQLGIDPYNAGSLKNHQEVDMNVVRICFQASYRDQQGQLRRLDPVLSEPVYDKKSTNTSELRICRINKESGPCTGGEELYLLCDKVQKEDISVVFSTASWEGRADFSQADVHRQIAIVFKTPPYEDLEIAEPVTVNVFLQRLTDGVCSEPLPFTYLPRDHDSYGVDKKRKRGLPDVLGELSSSDPHGIESKRRKKKPVFLDHFLPGHSSGLFLPPSALQPTDTDFFPSAISLPGLEPPGGPDLLDDGFAYDPSAPTLFTMLDLLPPAPPLASAVVGGGGAGATVVESPGPDPLTLDSYAAPGPGDVGTASLVGSNMFPNQYREAAFGGGLLSPGPEAT encoded by the exons ATGCCGAGTCGCCGCACTCCTAGAGCGTCCGCGCCCGAGCTGGGGGCCTTGG GTTCCGGTGACCTTTCTCCGCTGTCCCTGACGGTCTCCAGGACCACAG AAATCATCGACGAATACATTAAGGAGAAAGGCTTTGGCCTGGACGGGGTGCAGCTGGGCGAGATGCCTCGCCTGGTGCCCCGCGGGCAGGCCCCACTGAGCAGCGTCACCTTGGGCCCAGCTACACCAGTACCTTCCTGGAGCTGCACCCTGGGCCGGCTGGTGTCACCCGGCCCGGGCCCACAGCCGCACCTGGTCATCACAGAGCAGCCAAAGCAGCGCGGGATGCGCTTCCGCTATGAATGCGAGGGTCGCTCTGCCGGCAGCATCCTTGGGGAGAGCAGCACGGAGGCCAGCAAGACGCTGCCCGCCATCGAG CTTCGAGACTGTGGCGGGCTGCGGGAGGTGGAGGTGACGGCGTGCCTTGTATGGAAGGACTGGCCACACCGGGTACACCCACACAGCCTCGTGGGCAAAGACTGCACCGATGGTGTCTGCAGGGTGCGCCTGCGGCCTCACATCAGCCCCAGGCACAG CTTTAACAACCTGGGCATCCAGTGTGTTcggaagaaggaaattgaagctGCCATTGAGCGGAAGATCCAGCTGGGAATTGACCCCTACAATG CTGGCTCCCTGAAGAACCATCAGGAGGTAGACATGAATGTAGTCAGGATCTGCTTCCAGGCCTCCTACCGTGACCAGCAGGGACAGTTGCGCCGCCTGGACCCTGTTCTCTCTGAACCTGTCTACGATAAGA AGTCCACTAACACATCAGAGCTGCGGATTTGCCGGATCAACAAGGAGAGCGGGCCGTGCACAGGTGGTGAGGAGCTGTACTTGCTGTGTGACAAGGTGCAAAAAG AGGACATATCCGTGGTGTTCAGCACGGcttcctgggaaggcagagctgaCTTCTCTCAAGCTGATGTGCACCGGCAGATTGCCATTGTGTTCAAGACACCACCCTATGAGGACCTGGAGATCGCAGAGCCTGTGACTGTCAATGTCTTCCTACAGAGGCTCACGGACGGGGTGTGCAGTGAGCCACTGCCCTTCACGTACCTGCCTCGGGATCACG ACAGCTATGGTGTGGATAAGAAGAGGAAGCGGGGACTCCCTGACGTCCTTGGGGAGCTGAGTAGCTCTG ACCCACACGGAATTGAAAGCAAACGACGGAAAAAGAAGCCAGTGTTCTTGGACCACTTCCTGCCGGGCCACAGCTCAG GCCTGTTCCTCCCGCCGTCAGCTCTGCAGCCGACAGACACTGATTTCTTCCCCAGTGCCATATCCCTTCCTGGCTTGGAGCCTCCTGGCGGCCCTGACCTCCTGGACGATGGCTTTGCCTATGACCCTTCTGCCCCTACACTCTTCACCATGTTGGACCTGCTTCCCCCAGCACCACCTCTTGCCAGCgctgtggtgggtggtgggggtgcaGGGGCTACAGTTGTGGAGTCTCCCGGCCCAGATCCCCTGACGCTGGACTCGTATGCAGCCCCAGGTCCTGGGGATGTTGGCACCGCCAGCCTTGTGGGCAGCAACATGTTCCCCAACCAATACCGAGAGGCAGCTTTTGGGGGTGGCCTCCTGTCCCCAGGGCCTGAAGCCACGTAG